The proteins below are encoded in one region of Microbispora sp. NBC_01189:
- the hisS gene encoding histidine--tRNA ligase, with protein sequence MTFQAPKGTFDWMPPRSEWALTVRDALSAPARRAGYGYIETPAFEDTALFSRGVGESTDIVTKEMYTFTSRGGQSLTLRPEGTASVMRAVLEHGLYGGPLPIKLWYSGSYFRYERAQAGRYRHFSQVGAEALGSEDPALDAELIVLAMDGYASLGLRRVRLLLNSLGCRECRPAYRAALQDFLRGLDLDEATRDRIEINPLRVLDDKRPEVRARLTGAPLVTDHLCGACKAYHEEVRGLLTAAGVAYEDDPRLVRGLDYYTRTTFEFLHDGLGAQSAVGGGGRYDGLSEQIGGPALPSVGWALGVDRTVLAMEAEGLLTERSRALGVFAVPLGEEARRRVFPLVGELRRAGLAADMAFGGRGVKGAMKAADRSGARYALILGDRDIEAGTAQVKDLTTADQTAVPLAEVVEFLKGKLS encoded by the coding sequence ATGACGTTTCAGGCGCCGAAGGGCACCTTCGACTGGATGCCCCCGCGCTCGGAGTGGGCTCTCACCGTGCGGGACGCGCTGTCCGCGCCGGCCCGCCGCGCCGGCTACGGCTACATCGAGACGCCGGCCTTCGAGGACACCGCGCTGTTCTCCCGCGGCGTCGGCGAGTCGACCGACATCGTCACCAAGGAGATGTACACGTTCACCAGCCGGGGCGGCCAGTCGCTGACGCTGCGCCCGGAGGGCACGGCGAGCGTGATGCGGGCCGTGCTCGAACACGGCCTGTACGGCGGCCCGCTGCCGATCAAGCTCTGGTACTCCGGCAGCTACTTCCGCTACGAGCGGGCCCAGGCCGGCCGCTACCGCCACTTCTCCCAGGTGGGAGCCGAGGCGCTGGGATCGGAGGATCCGGCCCTCGACGCCGAGCTGATCGTCCTGGCGATGGACGGCTACGCCTCGCTCGGCCTGCGCCGGGTCCGGCTGCTGCTCAACTCGCTGGGCTGCAGGGAGTGCCGCCCCGCCTACCGCGCCGCGCTGCAGGACTTCCTGCGCGGGCTCGACCTCGACGAGGCCACCCGCGACCGGATCGAGATCAACCCGCTGCGCGTGCTCGACGACAAGCGCCCGGAGGTGCGGGCGCGGCTCACGGGCGCGCCGCTGGTCACCGACCACCTGTGCGGGGCCTGCAAGGCCTACCACGAGGAGGTCAGGGGGCTGCTGACGGCCGCCGGGGTGGCCTACGAGGACGACCCCCGGCTCGTCCGCGGCCTCGACTACTACACCCGTACGACCTTCGAGTTCCTGCACGACGGGCTGGGCGCGCAGTCGGCGGTCGGTGGGGGAGGGCGTTACGACGGCCTGAGCGAGCAGATCGGCGGTCCCGCGCTGCCCAGCGTCGGCTGGGCCCTCGGGGTCGACCGCACGGTGCTCGCGATGGAGGCGGAGGGGCTGCTGACCGAGCGGTCGCGCGCCCTCGGCGTGTTCGCCGTCCCGCTCGGCGAGGAGGCGAGACGGAGGGTCTTCCCGCTGGTCGGCGAGCTGCGCCGGGCCGGTCTCGCGGCCGACATGGCCTTCGGCGGCCGGGGCGTGAAGGGCGCGATGAAGGCCGCCGACCGCAGCGGCGCGCGCTACGCGCTCAT
- a CDS encoding MBL fold metallo-hydrolase → MLVAGFPAGSFQTNCYVVAPAAGEECVVIDPGQDAVGDLDALLGEHRLKPVAVLLTHGHIDHVWSVAPVCGARDVPAWIHPDDRDLLSDPAKGFPPQAGGVFGGLKLSEPDDVRELSDGAVLSLAGLELTVEHRPGHTRGSVTFRAPAEDIQVLFAGDLLFAGSIGRTDLPGGDHAAMLRSLSRTLTLPDETLVLPGHGPQTTIGRERATNPFLGDVAPPAGPTRGL, encoded by the coding sequence GTGCTCGTCGCCGGGTTTCCCGCAGGGTCGTTCCAGACCAACTGTTACGTCGTCGCTCCCGCAGCAGGCGAGGAGTGCGTGGTCATCGACCCAGGTCAGGACGCTGTCGGGGACCTCGACGCGCTGCTCGGCGAGCACCGGCTGAAGCCGGTCGCGGTGCTGCTCACCCACGGCCACATCGACCACGTGTGGTCCGTGGCCCCGGTGTGCGGCGCCCGCGACGTGCCCGCGTGGATCCATCCGGACGACCGCGACCTGCTGTCGGACCCGGCCAAGGGATTTCCGCCGCAGGCCGGTGGGGTGTTCGGCGGCCTGAAACTTTCCGAGCCCGACGACGTGCGCGAGCTGTCCGACGGCGCCGTGCTGAGCCTGGCGGGGCTGGAGCTGACGGTCGAGCACCGGCCCGGCCATACCAGGGGGTCGGTGACGTTCCGGGCGCCCGCCGAGGACATCCAGGTCCTGTTCGCGGGCGACCTGCTCTTCGCCGGCTCCATCGGCCGCACGGACCTGCCCGGCGGCGACCACGCCGCCATGCTGCGCAGCCTCTCCAGGACGCTGACGCTGCCGGACGAGACCTTGGTCCTGCCCGGCCACGGACCTCAGACGACAATCGGCCGCGAGCGCGCGACCAACCCCTTCCTCGGGGACGTCGCGCCGCCCGCAGGCCCGACCAGGGGATTGTGA
- a CDS encoding peptidylprolyl isomerase: MGNTTSREVEVVTGKDRQKQLAREHYQRQMQTRVEREQKARRNAIIGTTTAVVVVIGGVVAATTLLGGDDKADPAASAAPTASALANDPKPYDPATGTCGYVADKGSGQVKDVGVPPEKVSTAPATMTIKTNLGPIVATLDSAKAPCTVNSFKYLASKDYFDDTRCHRMGTDFPILQCGDPLAKADGKNATDGQGGPGYRFANENLAGAKYTRGVLAMANSGPNTNGSQFFIVFGDTGLSPDYTPFGTVTTGLEILDKVAKKGVIAGATGDGTGAPKQPVVIKDVTITSKS, from the coding sequence ATGGGAAACACGACGAGTCGGGAGGTCGAAGTGGTCACCGGCAAGGACCGGCAGAAGCAACTGGCCCGGGAGCACTACCAGCGGCAGATGCAGACGCGCGTGGAGCGCGAGCAGAAGGCGCGGCGCAACGCGATCATCGGCACCACCACGGCGGTGGTGGTCGTGATCGGCGGCGTCGTGGCGGCGACGACCCTCCTCGGCGGTGACGACAAAGCCGACCCCGCCGCCTCCGCCGCGCCGACCGCCAGCGCTCTCGCGAACGACCCGAAGCCGTACGATCCGGCCACCGGCACCTGCGGGTACGTGGCCGACAAGGGCAGCGGCCAGGTCAAGGACGTCGGCGTGCCGCCGGAGAAGGTGAGCACGGCCCCGGCGACGATGACCATCAAGACCAATCTCGGTCCCATCGTCGCCACGCTGGACAGCGCCAAGGCGCCGTGCACGGTCAACTCGTTCAAGTACCTGGCGTCGAAGGACTACTTCGACGACACCAGGTGCCACCGGATGGGCACCGACTTCCCGATCCTGCAGTGCGGCGATCCGCTGGCCAAGGCCGACGGGAAGAACGCGACCGACGGCCAGGGCGGTCCCGGCTACCGCTTCGCCAACGAGAACCTGGCGGGCGCCAAGTACACGCGCGGCGTGCTCGCGATGGCGAACAGCGGGCCGAACACCAACGGCAGCCAGTTCTTCATCGTGTTCGGGGACACCGGGCTGTCGCCCGACTACACGCCTTTCGGTACCGTGACCACAGGACTCGAAATCCTGGACAAGGTGGCCAAGAAGGGCGTGATCGCCGGTGCCACCGGCGACGGCACCGGAGCCCCGAAGCAGCCCGTAGTCATCAAAGACGTGACAATCACCAGCAAGAGCTGA
- a CDS encoding DUF349 domain-containing protein has product MSTDPWGRVDEDGTVYVRTAEGERAVGSWQAGEPEEALAYYRRKFDELAGQVQLLEQRVRGTDLAPAQAESSIAKLRESVSEAHAVGDLASLDDRLTALTELVGKRREELRAARDQARVHAREVKERIVAEAERIADETTHWKSGGERLRQLVEEWKAAERVDRATEAALWKRLSTARTSFAKRRKAYFSSLDEQRDAVRGAKERIVNEAEALSGSTEWNATAAAYRELMSQWKAAGRASREVEDELWTRFKAAQDEFFHTRSAVFAERDASFAANAEVKEGLLAEAERLLPVGDARSARSALRGILERWEAAGPVPRDQRDRLEGGLRKVDEAVRRAEENEWKRSNPEARARAQDTVNQLRRSIEQLETRLSKAETAGRDKDVKETEEALAARRSWLEEAERTLAEFS; this is encoded by the coding sequence GTGAGCACCGACCCGTGGGGCCGGGTAGACGAGGACGGCACCGTCTACGTGCGTACGGCTGAGGGAGAACGGGCCGTCGGGTCCTGGCAGGCCGGCGAGCCGGAGGAGGCGCTGGCCTATTACCGCCGCAAGTTCGACGAGCTGGCCGGCCAGGTCCAGTTGCTGGAGCAGCGGGTGCGCGGCACCGATCTCGCCCCCGCCCAGGCCGAGTCGAGCATCGCCAAGCTGCGGGAGTCAGTCTCCGAGGCGCACGCCGTCGGCGACCTGGCCTCGCTGGACGACCGGCTCACGGCGCTGACCGAGCTCGTCGGCAAGCGGCGCGAGGAGCTGCGGGCGGCCCGTGACCAGGCCCGGGTGCACGCCCGGGAGGTCAAGGAGCGCATCGTCGCCGAGGCCGAGCGCATCGCCGACGAGACGACCCACTGGAAGTCCGGCGGCGAGCGGCTGCGGCAGCTCGTCGAGGAGTGGAAGGCGGCCGAGCGGGTCGACCGGGCCACCGAGGCGGCGCTGTGGAAGCGGCTGTCCACGGCCCGTACGTCCTTCGCCAAGCGGCGCAAGGCCTACTTCTCCTCCCTGGACGAGCAGCGCGACGCGGTGCGGGGCGCCAAGGAACGCATCGTGAACGAGGCCGAGGCCCTCTCCGGCTCGACGGAGTGGAACGCCACCGCGGCGGCCTACCGGGAGCTGATGAGCCAGTGGAAGGCCGCGGGCCGGGCCTCCCGCGAGGTCGAGGACGAGCTGTGGACGCGCTTCAAGGCCGCCCAGGACGAGTTCTTCCACACCCGCTCCGCGGTGTTCGCCGAGCGGGACGCCTCGTTCGCGGCCAACGCGGAGGTCAAGGAGGGGCTGCTGGCCGAGGCCGAGCGGCTGCTCCCGGTCGGCGACGCGCGCTCGGCGCGGTCGGCGCTGCGCGGCATCCTGGAGCGGTGGGAGGCGGCCGGCCCGGTGCCGCGCGACCAGCGCGACCGCCTGGAGGGCGGGCTGCGCAAGGTCGACGAGGCCGTCCGCAGGGCCGAGGAGAACGAGTGGAAGCGCTCGAACCCCGAGGCCAGGGCGCGCGCCCAGGACACCGTCAACCAGCTCCGCAGGTCCATCGAGCAGCTGGAGACCCGGCTGTCCAAGGCCGAGACGGCGGGCCGGGACAAGGACGTCAAGGAAACCGAGGAGGCCCTGGCCGCCCGCCGCTCCTGGCTGGAGGAGGCCGAGCGCACGCTCGCCGAGTTCTCCTGA
- a CDS encoding bifunctional (p)ppGpp synthetase/guanosine-3',5'-bis(diphosphate) 3'-pyrophosphohydrolase, with protein sequence MNPVLEPLFKTVRATHPKADLRLIERSYDVAAYHHRDQKRKSGDPYITHPLAVATILAELGTDDETLCAALLHDTVEDTAYSLDELRADFGDNIALLVDGVTKLDKVKFGDAAQAETVRKMVVAMSRDIRVLVIKLADRLHNMRTMRYMPEHKRQQKSRETLEIFAPLAHRLGMNTIKWELEDLAFAMLYPKRYDEIARMVSERAPRRDLYLHEVIEKVSADLREAKIKATVRGRPKHYYSIYQKMIAKAVAFDDIYDLVGIRVLVDTVRDCYAALGTIHAQWKPVPGRFKDYIAMPKFNMYQSLHTTVMGPDGKAIELQIRTRAMHNRAEYGVAAHWKYKEEMIGAGPGKVKQVGDMAWLRQLLDWQKETSDPGEFLESLRFDLSVSEVFVFTPRGQVIALPEGATPVDFAYAVHTEVGHRCIGARVNGRLVPLESRLGNGDTVEIFTSKSPDAGPSRDWLKFVKSGRARNKIRQWFTKERRETAIEAGKEAIGRAMRKQGLPLQRLMSGEALLALARDLRYADVSALYAAVGEGHVAAQSVVDKLVQALGGVEGAEEDIAEAQVPTRLRGRPRANSNAGVMVAGDPDVWVRLSRCCTPVPGDDIVGFVTRGHGVSVHRANCPNVEQLSTVPDRLVEVAWSPGDDSVFLVAIQVEALDRPRLLSDVTRTLSDQHVNILSASVATSRDRVAVSKFTFEMGDPKHLGHVLKAVRGIAGVYDVYRVTN encoded by the coding sequence ATGAATCCGGTGTTGGAACCGCTCTTCAAGACGGTCCGTGCCACCCATCCCAAGGCCGACCTACGGCTGATCGAGCGCTCGTACGACGTCGCCGCCTATCACCACCGCGACCAGAAGCGGAAGAGCGGCGATCCGTACATCACGCACCCGCTCGCGGTGGCGACGATCCTCGCGGAGCTGGGCACCGACGACGAGACGCTCTGCGCGGCCCTGCTGCACGACACCGTCGAGGACACCGCCTACAGCCTCGACGAGTTACGGGCCGACTTCGGCGACAACATCGCGCTGCTCGTCGACGGGGTGACCAAGCTCGACAAGGTGAAGTTCGGCGACGCGGCGCAGGCCGAGACGGTGCGCAAGATGGTCGTCGCGATGTCGCGCGACATCCGGGTGCTGGTGATCAAGCTCGCCGACCGGCTGCACAACATGCGGACCATGCGCTACATGCCCGAGCACAAGCGCCAGCAGAAGTCGCGCGAGACGCTGGAGATCTTCGCGCCGCTGGCGCACCGGCTCGGCATGAACACCATCAAGTGGGAGCTGGAGGACCTCGCGTTCGCCATGCTCTACCCCAAGCGGTACGACGAGATCGCCCGCATGGTGTCGGAGCGGGCGCCGCGCCGCGACCTGTACCTGCACGAGGTGATCGAGAAGGTCTCCGCCGACCTGCGCGAGGCGAAGATCAAGGCGACCGTCCGGGGGCGGCCCAAGCACTACTACTCGATCTACCAGAAGATGATCGCCAAGGCCGTGGCCTTCGACGACATCTACGACCTCGTGGGCATCCGCGTGCTGGTCGACACGGTCCGCGACTGCTACGCCGCGCTCGGAACGATCCACGCCCAGTGGAAGCCGGTGCCGGGGCGGTTCAAGGACTACATCGCCATGCCGAAATTCAACATGTACCAGTCGCTGCACACGACGGTCATGGGACCCGACGGCAAGGCCATCGAGCTGCAGATCCGCACGCGGGCGATGCACAACCGCGCCGAGTACGGCGTGGCGGCGCACTGGAAGTACAAGGAGGAGATGATCGGGGCGGGCCCCGGGAAGGTCAAGCAGGTCGGCGACATGGCCTGGCTTCGCCAGCTCCTCGACTGGCAGAAGGAGACCTCCGACCCCGGCGAGTTCCTGGAGTCGCTGCGCTTCGACCTGTCGGTCTCGGAGGTCTTCGTCTTCACCCCGCGCGGCCAGGTGATCGCCCTGCCCGAGGGCGCCACCCCGGTCGACTTCGCGTACGCGGTGCACACGGAGGTCGGCCACCGGTGCATCGGCGCGCGGGTGAACGGCCGGCTGGTCCCGCTGGAGTCCCGTCTCGGCAACGGAGACACCGTCGAGATCTTCACCTCGAAGTCGCCGGACGCGGGCCCGTCGCGGGACTGGCTCAAGTTCGTCAAGAGCGGCCGGGCCCGCAACAAGATCCGCCAGTGGTTCACCAAGGAGCGCCGCGAGACCGCCATCGAGGCGGGCAAGGAGGCGATCGGGCGGGCCATGCGCAAGCAGGGCCTGCCGCTGCAGCGGCTGATGTCGGGCGAGGCGCTGCTGGCGCTCGCCCGCGATCTGCGCTACGCCGACGTGTCGGCCCTGTACGCCGCGGTGGGCGAGGGGCACGTTGCCGCCCAGTCGGTCGTGGACAAGCTCGTGCAGGCCCTGGGCGGCGTCGAGGGGGCCGAGGAGGACATCGCCGAGGCGCAGGTCCCGACGCGGCTCAGGGGCAGGCCGAGGGCTAATTCGAACGCCGGAGTGATGGTGGCGGGCGACCCCGACGTGTGGGTGCGCCTGTCCCGCTGCTGCACCCCGGTGCCGGGGGACGACATCGTCGGGTTCGTCACCCGCGGCCACGGCGTGTCGGTGCACCGGGCGAACTGCCCGAACGTCGAGCAGCTCAGCACCGTCCCCGACCGGCTGGTGGAGGTCGCCTGGTCGCCCGGAGACGACTCGGTCTTCCTCGTCGCGATCCAGGTGGAGGCGCTCGACCGGCCCCGCCTGCTGTCGGACGTCACGCGGACCCTGTCGGACCAGCACGTGAACATCCTGTCCGCCTCGGTCGCGACCAGCAGGGACCGGGTCGCCGTCAGCAAGTTCACCTTCGAGATGGGCGACCCCAAGCACCTGGGGCACGTGCTCAAGGCGGTGCGGGGCATCGCCGGCGTCTACGACGTCTACCGCGTGACCAACTGA
- a CDS encoding adenine phosphoribosyltransferase — protein sequence MTDWTALIRDVPDYPKPGILFKDITPLLADHAAFTQVVDELGDGLAFDKVAGIEARGFILAAPVAYRSGAGFVPVRKEGKLPSETYEASYDLEYGSATIEVHADAFEPGDRVLIVDDVLATGGTARAAVELVRRTGAQVVAVSFLMELSFLSGRDRLPGLEVRTLLTV from the coding sequence GTGACTGACTGGACGGCACTCATCAGGGATGTCCCCGACTACCCCAAGCCGGGCATCCTCTTCAAGGACATCACCCCGCTGCTGGCGGACCACGCGGCCTTCACGCAGGTCGTGGATGAACTCGGCGACGGCCTGGCGTTCGACAAGGTGGCCGGCATCGAGGCCCGCGGGTTCATCCTCGCCGCCCCGGTGGCCTACCGCAGCGGTGCGGGATTCGTCCCAGTGCGCAAAGAGGGCAAACTGCCCTCGGAGACGTACGAGGCGTCCTATGATCTGGAGTACGGCTCCGCGACGATCGAGGTCCACGCCGACGCCTTCGAGCCCGGCGACCGTGTGCTGATCGTGGATGACGTCCTCGCCACGGGCGGCACCGCCCGGGCCGCCGTGGAGCTGGTCAGGCGGACCGGCGCGCAGGTGGTGGCGGTCTCCTTCCTGATGGAGCTGTCCTTCCTGTCCGGCCGCGACCGGCTGCCCGGGCTGGAGGTGCGCACCCTGCTCACCGTCTGA
- the secF gene encoding protein translocase subunit SecF: MPGVISRLYRGDIDIDFVGKRRTWYGLSAFLMTVSILGLLLHGLNLGVEFRGGSVFDFARTPGSSIEQVRQTVAEAGHNQVIVQQAGPNWRVTTESLKAEEVTKIQQAVAQKYGVPESQVSSQVIGATWGGEVSQKAWIGLAVFMIAIMLYLSVAFEWRMALAAIVALVHDLVITAGVYAWSDFEVTPATMLGFLTILGYSLYDAVVVFDMIKEVTGKLGTGAKMTYTQAANNALSHTLIRSLNTSLVAILPVAAILFIGTTLLGAGTLKDLSLALFVGMVVGTYSSLCVATPILVTLKEREPKWQALAKRVHAKEVSTAKAARTVKEPVSAGSQGTTPADDKRKKR, encoded by the coding sequence ATGCCCGGAGTGATCAGCCGCCTCTACCGCGGCGACATCGACATCGACTTCGTCGGCAAGCGCAGGACCTGGTACGGTCTGTCCGCGTTCCTGATGACCGTCTCCATCCTGGGCCTGTTGCTGCACGGGCTGAACCTGGGCGTGGAGTTCCGCGGTGGCTCGGTCTTCGACTTCGCCCGCACGCCCGGCTCCAGCATCGAGCAGGTCCGGCAAACCGTCGCGGAGGCCGGGCACAACCAGGTCATCGTCCAGCAGGCCGGCCCGAACTGGCGGGTCACCACCGAGAGCCTCAAGGCCGAGGAGGTGACCAAGATCCAGCAGGCGGTCGCCCAGAAGTACGGCGTCCCGGAGAGCCAGGTCAGCTCGCAGGTCATCGGCGCGACCTGGGGCGGCGAGGTCTCCCAGAAGGCCTGGATCGGCCTCGCGGTCTTCATGATCGCGATCATGCTGTACCTGTCCGTGGCGTTCGAATGGCGGATGGCCCTCGCGGCGATCGTCGCCCTCGTGCACGACCTCGTCATCACGGCGGGCGTCTACGCCTGGTCGGACTTCGAGGTCACCCCGGCGACCATGCTCGGCTTCCTCACCATCCTCGGTTACTCGCTGTACGACGCGGTCGTCGTCTTCGACATGATCAAGGAGGTGACCGGCAAGCTCGGCACGGGCGCGAAGATGACCTACACGCAGGCCGCCAACAACGCGCTCAGCCACACGCTGATCCGGTCGCTGAACACCTCGCTGGTGGCGATCCTGCCGGTGGCGGCGATCCTGTTCATCGGCACCACGCTGCTCGGCGCGGGCACGCTGAAGGACCTGTCGCTGGCCCTGTTCGTCGGCATGGTCGTCGGCACCTACTCGTCCCTGTGCGTGGCGACGCCGATCCTGGTCACGCTCAAGGAGCGGGAGCCCAAGTGGCAGGCGCTCGCCAAGCGGGTGCACGCCAAGGAGGTCTCCACCGCCAAGGCCGCCCGTACGGTCAAGGAGCCGGTCTCGGCGGGCTCGCAGGGCACGACCCCGGCCGACGACAAGCGCAAGAAGCGCTGA
- the secD gene encoding protein translocase subunit SecD has translation MLIIAMGATVALQKAFVPKFGLDLAGGTTVTLSPVLANGKTPSQESLDRAVTIIRQRVNGTGISDAQVAKSNDNIVIQIPGAGRDEALKLVSTTAELRMRQVLAVAAAKAPPVQPSTAAPAPSGSAAASPAASPGVASTAKASAAPSGNATPAGRALSKALTAPTPEPSETKRARTSGGRAAKASPSASASAAPSSSAAPEDAGDPLAGQDTSGIDQALLTEFRTIDCSAKNRGQGALDDPNKQIVACSDDGSARYILDKAAVQGTEISGAQAGTDPTTGEWIVQVNFKSKGATQFADITRRITSLPAPRNQLANVLDGVVIVAPTIEEAIPGGSARISGSFTQVTATDLADQLKYGALPLKFKQSSVVSVSSTLGQDQLRGGLISGAIGLIIVMLYLLLYYRGLGLIGMASLCVAAIVTFLTVDVLSHNAGFRLSLPHIIGLVVSIGITADSFIVYFERIRDEIKEGRRTLRSAVEVAWRRARRTILVADAVMFIAAVVLYFLAVGDVAGFAFAMGLTTLMDVVVVFLFTKPLMSLVARMRFFAKGHKLSGLDAERMGRTGRAEQTLQEA, from the coding sequence GTGCTCATCATTGCCATGGGCGCGACGGTCGCCCTTCAGAAGGCGTTCGTCCCCAAGTTCGGCCTCGACCTCGCGGGCGGCACCACGGTGACCCTCTCGCCGGTGTTGGCGAACGGGAAGACTCCCTCGCAGGAGAGCCTCGACCGCGCCGTGACGATCATCCGGCAGCGCGTCAACGGCACCGGCATCTCCGACGCCCAGGTCGCGAAGTCGAACGACAACATCGTGATCCAGATCCCGGGAGCGGGCCGGGACGAGGCGCTCAAGCTGGTGTCCACCACGGCCGAACTGCGCATGCGGCAGGTGCTCGCGGTGGCCGCGGCCAAGGCGCCGCCGGTCCAGCCGTCCACCGCCGCGCCGGCTCCGAGCGGCTCGGCCGCGGCCTCCCCGGCGGCCTCCCCAGGCGTGGCCTCGACGGCCAAGGCCAGCGCGGCCCCGAGCGGGAACGCCACACCGGCCGGCCGGGCGCTGTCGAAGGCGCTGACCGCGCCGACGCCGGAGCCGAGCGAGACCAAGCGGGCCAGGACTTCCGGCGGCCGTGCCGCGAAGGCCTCTCCCTCCGCCTCCGCCTCCGCCGCGCCGTCGTCGAGCGCCGCGCCCGAGGACGCGGGCGACCCGCTGGCGGGCCAGGACACGAGCGGCATCGACCAGGCGCTGCTCACCGAGTTCCGCACGATCGACTGCAGCGCGAAGAACCGCGGCCAGGGCGCCCTCGACGACCCGAACAAGCAGATCGTCGCCTGCAGCGACGACGGCTCGGCCCGCTACATCCTGGACAAGGCCGCCGTACAGGGCACCGAGATCAGCGGCGCCCAGGCGGGCACCGACCCCACCACCGGTGAGTGGATCGTCCAGGTGAACTTCAAGTCGAAGGGCGCCACGCAGTTCGCCGACATCACCCGGCGCATCACCAGCCTGCCGGCCCCGCGCAACCAGCTCGCCAACGTGCTGGACGGCGTCGTCATCGTCGCTCCGACGATCGAGGAGGCCATCCCCGGCGGCAGCGCCCGCATCTCCGGCAGCTTCACCCAGGTGACCGCCACCGACCTGGCCGACCAGCTCAAGTACGGCGCGCTGCCGCTGAAGTTCAAGCAGAGCTCGGTCGTGTCGGTCTCCTCGACCCTCGGCCAGGACCAGCTGCGCGGCGGCCTCATCTCCGGCGCCATCGGCCTGATCATCGTCATGCTCTACCTGCTGCTCTACTACCGCGGCCTCGGGCTCATCGGCATGGCCAGCCTCTGCGTGGCGGCGATCGTCACGTTCCTGACCGTCGACGTCCTGAGCCACAACGCGGGCTTCCGGCTCTCGCTGCCGCACATCATCGGCCTGGTGGTCTCCATCGGCATCACGGCCGACTCGTTCATCGTCTACTTCGAGCGGATCCGCGACGAGATCAAGGAAGGCCGCCGTACGCTGCGCTCGGCGGTGGAGGTGGCCTGGCGGCGCGCCCGGCGCACCATCCTGGTGGCCGACGCCGTCATGTTCATCGCCGCGGTGGTGCTCTACTTCCTCGCGGTCGGCGACGTGGCCGGCTTCGCGTTCGCGATGGGCCTGACGACGCTCATGGACGTCGTCGTCGTGTTCCTCTTCACCAAGCCACTGATGTCCCTCGTGGCGCGGATGCGGTTCTTCGCCAAGGGCCACAAGCTGTCCGGACTCGACGCGGAGCGCATGGGCCGCACCGGCCGCGCCGAGCAGACCCTGCAGGAGGCGTGA
- the yajC gene encoding preprotein translocase subunit YajC: MGNNPLGTFLPLILLVVVFYFLMIRPQRRRQQEQIQMQNSLTPGVRVMTTTGLFATVVALEDDDVVLELAPGVETRWTKGAISRVLTPVDDLTGVETEEPVTGGPDTGNGDDTSTKQS, from the coding sequence GTGGGTAACAACCCGCTTGGGACGTTCCTGCCACTGATCTTGCTGGTAGTGGTTTTCTACTTCCTAATGATCCGCCCGCAGCGCAGGCGGCAGCAGGAGCAGATCCAGATGCAGAACTCCCTCACCCCGGGCGTCCGGGTCATGACCACGACAGGCCTGTTCGCGACGGTCGTCGCCCTGGAGGACGACGACGTCGTGCTGGAGCTCGCGCCCGGCGTCGAGACCCGCTGGACCAAGGGGGCGATCAGCCGCGTGCTCACTCCCGTGGACGACCTGACCGGCGTGGAGACCGAGGAGCCCGTGACCGGCGGTCCCGACACGGGGAACGGCGACGATACGAGCACCAAGCAGTCCTGA